The Vicia villosa cultivar HV-30 ecotype Madison, WI linkage group LG1, Vvil1.0, whole genome shotgun sequence genome includes a region encoding these proteins:
- the LOC131635614 gene encoding uncharacterized protein LOC131635614 has product MSAKAMPEKEDNILKQALDARKNQKKRNQGTGAGENSGSAGSPHKIHVDERLPKRPRASEGGRPDQSNLGPGRAFVLPSCYKDGGYFEKFPLATSPDEARRISDMDPPSLQKQLACDSAAVVRVLEMAQVLASGGSGSTEALKEAEAAKKVAEDKVKTMEVERKELRKKVDAALKQKDAEVAAEKKKLADLRLEWAPSADESPDVAALKSRAEFAEKIESLKISLADMADVGFERALNQLRLLNPGLKEDNVGLSSRIVDGVLVPESPGSEE; this is encoded by the exons ATGTCTGCAA aggctatgccggagaaggaggataaTATCCTGAAACAAGCATTGGATgcgaggaagaatcagaagaagaggaaccagggTACCGGAGCTGGAGAGAACTCAGGCTCGGCAGGCTCCCCTCACAAGATTCATGTCGACGAGAGGTTACCCAAGAGACCTCGTGCTTCCGAGGGGGGACGTCCGGATCAGTCGAACCTGGGTCCCGGGCGCGCCTTCGTGTTGCCTtcttgctacaaggatggaggcTATTTTGAGAAGTTCCCCTTGGCTACCTCACCggatgaagctcgtcggatcAGTGATATGGATCCCCCGTCTCTTCAGAAACAGTTGGCGTGCGACAGTGCCGCCGTGGTGAGGGTCTTGGAGATGGCCCAAGTGTTGGCTAGTGGAGGTTCGGGCTCGACCGAGGCCCTGAAGGAGGCCGAGGCGGCTAAGAAGGTGGCCGAGGACAAGGTGAAGACCATGGAGGTCGAGCGCAAGGAGTTGAGGAAGAAGGTCGATGCGGCCCTGAAGCAGAAAGATGCGGAGGTCgcggctgagaagaagaagctggctgaccttcgactcgaatgggctccctcggctgacgagtcgccGGATGTGGCAGCTCTGAAGTCCAGGGCTGAGTTTGCGGAGAAGATAGAAAGCCTGAAGATAAGCCTGGCCGACATGGCCGACGTCGGTTTCGAGCGTGCTCTTAACCAGCTGAGGCTTCTGaaccctggtttgaaggaggataatgTCGGGCTCTCTTCGAGGATCGTAGATGGCGTGTTGGTGCCTGAGTCCCCGGGGAGTGAAGAGTAG